In Triticum aestivum cultivar Chinese Spring chromosome 5B, IWGSC CS RefSeq v2.1, whole genome shotgun sequence, the following proteins share a genomic window:
- the LOC123115772 gene encoding uncharacterized protein isoform X1, with protein sequence MVRPAAARSGRRRWGRPPGIRAAVIARVRRVGGHVSSDFSSTTADAAACGRPAVVDSACRLRSGPRRPFRSSWNGIHRLDSRQDVNVPVDSRRREILLGKRPVDFTIGIPISVGSSSTVVGSAPAVWPASERTDTLSVQVVDRPRVSPSGFPAAVHLYESLVGATSLRCRPRVVPLCAASAFGRPTPLVRGMQPPFPKDYIQLLKATFKGAFILWWTGFVLPEMWGLLLVPRRIYSPC encoded by the exons ATGGTTCGCCCCGCTGCTGCTCGGTCTGGCCGACGCCGTTGGGGCCGCCCTCCTGGGATTCGGGCTGCCGTCATTGCCCGTGTGCGCCGCGTTGGTGGCCATGTTTCTTCGGATTTTTCCTCGACGACGGCTGATGCTGCTGCGTGTGGCCGCCCGGCTGTAGTTGATTCAGCATGTCGTCTTCGGTCCGGTCCTCGCCGGCCGTTTCGTTCTTCCTGGAATG GTATTCACCGATTGGACTCGCGTCAGGATGTTAATGTGCCTGTTGATAGTCGCCGTCGGGAGATTTTACTAGGGAAGCGGCCTGTAGATTTCACCATTG GTATTCCTATTAGTGTGGGATCTTCTTCAACGGTTGTCGGGTCTGCTCCGGCTGTTTGGCCTGCCAGTGAGCGAACTG ATACTTTGTCTGTCCAAGTGGTTGACAGACCGCGTGTCTCTCCTTCTGGTTTTCCTGCTGCTGTCCATCTTTATGAGTCTTTGGTTGGTGCTACGTCTCTTCGTTGCCGTCCAAGAGTGGTGCCCTTATGTGCTGCTAGTGCCTTCGGTCGGCCTACTCCTCTTG TACGTGGGATGCAGCCTCCGTTTCCTAAGGATTATATCCAGCTGCTTAAGG CTACTTTTAAGGGGGCATTCATATTATGGTGGACCGGATTTGTGTTGCCGGAAATGTGGGGCCTTCTTTTGGTTCCGCGAAGGATCTATTCACCATGCTGA
- the LOC123115772 gene encoding uncharacterized protein isoform X2 produces MRFDGDVVSSRFMRLIQQYNSMFCFTSLGAQVDHSINVGGAPYVFKMNGMVYHRIGSLLPAEGAPPKFAQLYMVDSAGELDCRLNVFDREETASLEPDPEIVSSLINMLNVHHRLVHKFRIARRSLCTPGVSAMSIRFLGSDGGAHGTRFSGPTASEVAALIVGDLTPECRRFDVIAETRSGSLKHISSLSCNLMALQYPILFLYGDKSYHCGIRYVDVGGSSATAYADVQSEGCMDGEDFDDDVDYNPRMQTLLMGKLPCWSTISTILTNVKAR; encoded by the coding sequence ATGCGTTTTGATGGTGACGTGGTTTCCTCTCGGTTCATGCGATTAATACAGCAGTATAATTCCATGTTCTGTTTTACATCATTGGGTGCACAAGTTGATCATAGTATTAATGTTGGAGGTGCTCCATATGTTTTCAAGATGAATGGGATGGTCTACCATCGTATTGGTTCGTTGCTGCCGGCTGAGGGTGCACCTCCCAAGTTCGCGCAATTGTACATGGTCGATTCTGCTGGCGAGTTGGACTGTAGGTTGAATGTGTTTGACAGAGAAGAAACTGCTTCGCTTGAGCCCGATCCTGAGATTGTTTCTTCATTGATAAACATGCTTAATGTGCACCACCGTTTGGTGCACAAATTTAGAATTGCACGACGGAGTTTGTGTACTCCTGGTGTTTCTGCTATGTCGATTCGTTTCTTGGGCAGCGATGGCGGTGCCCATGGTACACGTTTTTCCGGCCCTACTGCTTCTGAAGTGGCTGCACTTATTGTTGGCGATCTCACTCCTGAATGTAGAAGGTTTGACGTGATTGCCGAGACACGATCTGGTTCGCTGAAGCACATATCTTCACTCAGTTGCAACCTTATGGCTTTACAATATCCTATACTTTTCCTGTACGGTGACAAGAGTTACCACTGTGGTATTAGATATGTTGATGTTGGTGGTTCTTCGGCTACAGCTTATGCAGATGTGCAGTCCGAAGGGTGTATGGACGGTGAAGATTTCGATGATGATGTGGACTATAATCCAAGGATGCAGACGCTTCTCATGGGCAAGTTACCATGTTGGAGTACTATAAGTACTATACTCACTAACGTGAAGGCGAGGTGA